From Triticum aestivum cultivar Chinese Spring chromosome 7B, IWGSC CS RefSeq v2.1, whole genome shotgun sequence:
ccggtagccatagtagtagaagtaataagttggcaagacaacttcatggaggcacgatgatggagatcatgatgatggagatcatggtgtcatgccggtgacgatgatgatcacggagccccgaagatggagatcaaaaggagcaatatgatatattggccatatcatgtcactatttgattgcatgtgatgtttatcatgtttatacatcttatttgcttagaatgatggtagtaaataagatgatccctcattaaaatttcaagaaagtgttccccctaactgtgcaccgttgcgaaagttcgtcgtttcgaagcaccacgtgatgatcgggtgtgatagattcttatgttcacatacaacgggtgtaagccagatttacacacgcgaaacacttaggttaacttgatgagcctagcatgtacagacatggcctcggaacacaagagactgaaaggtcgagcatgagtcgtatggaggatacgatcaacatgaagatgttcaccgatgatgactagtccgtctcacgtgatgatcggacacgacctagttgactcggatcatgtaatcacttagatgactagagggatatctatctgagtgggagttcataagatgaacttaattatcctgaacatagtcaaaagatctttgcaaattatgtcgtaagctcgcgctttactttcactgtttagatatgttcctagagaaaatatagttgaaagttgatagtagcgattatgcgatcagtagaaaacttatgtccttaatgcaccgctcagtgtgcagaaccccaaacgtcgtctgtggatgttgcgaacatcggacatacacgttttgataactacgtgatagttcagttaaatggtttagagtagaggcaccgaagacgttttcgaaatgtcgcggaacatatgagatgtttcgagggctgaaattgggatttcaggctcgtgcccatgtcaagaggtatgagacctccgacgattttcttagcctgcaaactaagggagaaagctcaatcgatgagcttgtgctcagattgtctgagtgcaacaatcacttgaatcgagtgggagttgatcttccagatgagatagtgatgtttctccaaagtcattgccaccaagctgctagagcttcgtgatgaaatataacatattagggatacatatgatgatccttgaggtattcgcgatgtttgacaccgcgaaagtagaaatcaagaaggagcatcaattgttgatggttggtgaaaccactagtttcaagaagggtaagggcaagaagggatacttcatgaaacggcaaatcagctgctactctagtgaagaaacccaaggttgaacccaaacccgagactaagtgcttctgtaataaggggaacagccactggagcagcattaccctagatacttggtagatgagaaggctgacaaggtcgatagaagtatattggatatacattatgtcaaggtgtactttactagtactcctagtagcaccagggtattaagataccggttcggttgctaagtgttagtaactcgaaataaaagagctacggaataaacggagactagctaaaggagagctgacgatatgtgttggaagtgtttccaattttgatgtgatcaaacatcgcacgctccctctaccatcaagattagtattaaacctgaataattgtcatttgatgtttgcgttgagcatagacatgattggattatgtctatcgcaatacggttattcatttaaggagaataatggttactctatttatttgaataataccttcaatggtcttgcacctaaaggaatggtttattgaatcttgatcgtagtgttacacattttcatgccaaaagatataagatagtaatgacagtaccacttacttgtggcactgccatgtaggtcatattggtataaaacgcatgaagaagctccatgttgatggatctttggactcactcgttttgaaaagtttgagacatgcgaaccatgtctgttggtgtataagcatgaagaaactccatgcggatggatcgtttggactcacttgattttgaatcacttgagatatgcaaatcataccacataggcaagataactgaaaagcctcggtttcagtaaaatggaacaagatagcaacatgttggaagcaacacattttgatgtgtgcagtccaatgagtgctaaggcatgcagtgaatatcgttatgttcttacttcacagatgattcgagtagatgttgagtatatttacttgatgaaacacaagtctggattattgaatggatcaagtaatttcagagtgaagtttaagatcttcatgacaagaggatagaatgtctatgatatgatcatagagatgaatatctgagttacgagttttggcacacaattaagacattgtggaaattgtttcacaattaataccgcctggaacaccatagtgtgatggtgtgtccgaacatcatagtagcaccctattggatatggtgcgtaccttgatgtctcttatcgaattaccactatcgttcatgggttaggcattagagacaaccgcactcactttaatagggtaccacgtaattccgttgagacgacaccgtttggagaaacctaagttgtcgtttcttaaaagtttggggcggcgacgcttatgtgaaaaagtttcaggttgataagctcgaacccaaagcggataaaatgcatcttcataggacacccaaaacagttgggtatacctcctaattcagatccggaagcagaagtaattgtttctagaaatgggtcattttcgaggaaagggttgtctcgaaaattgagtgggaggatggtggagacttgatgaggttattgaaccgtcacttcaacaagtgtgtagcagggaacaggaagttgttcctgtggcgcctacaccaattgaagtagaagcttatgatagtgatcatgaagttttggatcaagtcactactatacctcgtagggtgacaaggatgcgactacttcggagtggtacagtaatcctgtcttgaaggtcatgttgctagacaacaatgatcctacgagctatggaggagcgatggtgggcccaaattccgacaaatggttagaagccatgaaatccgagataggatccatgtattagaacaaagcatggactttggtggacttgcccgatgatcggcaagccattgagataaatggatctttaagaagaagacggatgtggacagtaatgtgaccgtctatgaagctcgacttgtggcgaagagttttttcacaagttcaaggagttgactacgatgagattttctcatccgtagcgatgcttaagtccgtcggaatcatgttagcattagctgcatttatgaaatctggcaaatggatgtcaaaacgagtttttccttaccagttttcgtaaggaaaggttgtatgtgatacaatcagaaaggttttgtcgatcctaaggatgctaaaaggtatgctagctccagcgatccttctaaggactggagtaagcatctcggagttggaatgtgcgctttgatgagatgatcaaaatttttggatttatacaaagtttatgagaaacttgtatttccaaagaagtgagtgggagcactatagaatttctgatgagtatgtgtcgttgacatattgatgatcagaaatgatgtggaattttctgtaaagcatatagggttatttgaaaaatgtttttcaagtgaaaacctggattaagctacttgaacattgagcatcaagatctatgaggatagatcaaaagccgcttaatggtactttcaaatgagcatataccttgacatgatcttgaaggtgttcaagatggatcagtcaaagaaggagttcttgcctgagatgtaaggtatgaagttaagacttaaagctcgaccacggcagaaaagagagaaaggacgaaggtcgtcccctatgcttcagacgtaggctctatagtatgctatgctgtgcaccgcaccggaagtgtgccttgccatgagtcagtcaaggggtacaagaatgatccaggaatggatcattggacagcggtcaaaattgtccttggagtaaataaggacatgtttctcgattatggaggtgataaagagttcggcgtaaagggttacgtcaatgcaagctttaacacctatccgaatgactctgagtagcaaaccggatacgtatagtggagcaaccatttggaatagctccaagtggagagtggtagcagcatttacaatatgacctatagatttgcgaagtacatacggatctgaatgttacagatccttgactaaaacctctctcacaagcagaacatgatcaaaccccagaactcattgagtcttaatcacatgatgatgtgaactagtttagtgacactagtaaactctttggatgttggtcacatggtgatgtgacctgtgagtgttaaacacatggcgatgtgaactagattattgactctggtgcaagtgggagactgttggaaatatgccctagaggcaataataaattagttattattatatttccttgttcatgataatcgtttattatccatgctataattgtattgataggaaactcagatacatgtgtgggtacatagacaacaccatgtccctagtaagcctctagttgactagctcgttaatcaatagatggttacggtttcctgaccatggacattggatgtcgttgataatgggatcacatcattaggagaatgatgtgatggacaagacccaatcctaagcctagcacaaagatcgtagttcgtatgctaaagcttttctaatgtccagtatcatttccttagaccatgagattgtgcaactcccggataccgtaggaatgctttgggtgtaccaaacgtcacaatgtaactgggtggctataaaggtacactacaggtatctccgaaagtgtctgttgggttggcacgaatcgagactgggatttgtcactccgtgtaaacggggaggtatctctgggcccactcggtaggacatcatcataatgtgcacaatgtgaccaaggggttgatcacgggatgatgtgttatggaacgagtaaagagacttgccggtaacgagattgaacaaggtatcggcataccgatgatcgaatctcgggcaagtataataccgctggacaaagggaattgaatacgggaatgattgaatcctcgacatcatggttcatccgatgagatcatcgtggaacatgtgggagccaacatgggtatccagatcccgctgttggttattggccggagagttgtctcggtcatgtctacgtgtctcccgaacccgtagggtctacacacttaaggttcgatgacgctagggttataaaggaagtttgtatgtggttaccgaatgttcggagtcccagatgagatcccggacgtcacgaggagttccggaatggtccggaggtaaagatttatatatgggaagtcctattttggccaccgaaaaatgttcgggatttttcggtattgtaccgggaaggttctagaaggttccggagtggggcccacctgcatggggggacccacatgaacgtgggtagtgggggcagggccccacacccctggtcaaggcgcaccaagatccccccttagaaggaataagatcatatcccgaggggataagatcaagatccctaaaaaagggggataacaatcggtggggaaggaaatgatgggatttctttcctcccacctttgccaatgccccaatggacttggagggcaagaaaccaacccctccacccctatatatagtggggaggcgcatgggagcttcacccttgcccctggcgcagccctccccctctcccaagtcctccttctctctcgcggtgcttggcgaagccctgcaggattgtcacgctcctccatcaccatcacgctgttgtgctgctgctggatggagtcttcctcaacctcttcctctctccttgctggatcaaggcatgggagacgtcaccgggctgtacgtgttttgaacgcggaggtgccgtccgttcggcactagaatctccggtgatttggatcacaacgagtacgactccttcaaccatgttctcttgaacgcttccgcttagcgatctacaatggtatgtagatgcactctccttcccctcattgctggtttctccatagatagatcttggtgactcgtaggaaaattttgaatttctgctacgttacccaacacatactcctcctcatcttcctctgccTGATTCCGCACATCCTGCGCACTCTGATTTTGCCTATCCTTCCCCCTAGTGTCATCCCTAGCACTCCCCCTCGATTGCTCTGATCCACTTGGCCGAGCCGCCGCCACCATCGCTACTGCGTCCGCCATCGCTCCTCCCGTCCCCCCTTGCACCTGATTCGTCGGATCCGCcatgcacgcgcgcacacacgGCGGAGGATGATGAATCTCACCGACGGCCAACGAGGATCGGCAGCCAGAGAGATTTTACGTGGACTCCGGCAGGATCGCCGGAGGATAGGTGGAACCCTAGGTTAACCTAGGGGTTTCTCCGGTATTCAAATGTTTGCTCTCGTCTTGTGTTTAAAGAGGCCGCGGAAACAAAAGATACGCGCTAGAGAAAAGGGCCCGTGGCACAGCCCGTCAAAAAAAGGCTGTGGCGCAGTCTCGTGTCTCGTCGCTGCCCGTTCCCCGCAGAGGCCCACAAACAGAGCCCCCTCCTCACACCGGTCCCATCCCGCCGGCGCCAGCGCCCAAACCCTCGCCGCCGCAGCACTACTTCCTCGGCGGCCGGAACGGCAGTGCATCCCGCTGTTCGCACGACGCCAGCGAAGGCCATGGCGGACCCACCTTCCCCCCGCCTAGACGAAGACGACACCTTCGGCCGCGACTTCAACGCCTCGCCCTCTCGCAACGCCGCCCCCGCCCGTTCCGGTACCCTCCGTCAGTCCCTCCGCCTCCGCCTCTGCTTTCATTCATGCTCGAGCTTTGGCTTCTCGGAAGCTCACCTGGTTCATACGGCgcttttgctgctgctgctgctgcttctatgCAGGCGAGAAGAGGCAGTTCGGCGATCTggatgacgacgaagacgatgTCTTCGCTTCCAAGAAGGTAATTCTTCTAGGTTTCCTCTTTCAACCTGGTACAAAATATTAGTACGTTTTTTTTCCTTCTGCCACTGGAAgaattcgtgcaaatcttatgtatCGGAGTCAGTCCTTACTACCATGCTAAATTACGATTGCTATTAGGCTTGCAATGATACAGCATGGAAAAATGCTTACCACTTTGGTCTTGGTGAAGTTCTCTCCATCTCGAATTTATGGTCTGATGCATTAGAAGTGGATACTGTGTCTGTTTCACATGATAATGGAAAGTTGCAGTAAGAAAATTGAACATATGCTTTCCTGCTCACCTAATAGTCCTGTAAGTTTTGGCAATTTCATGGAGCAAGAATCTCTCATTTAAGACAGCAAGTTTGTGTGCAGGGAAAGACAAAGGTGGAGGAAAGTGCACCAGGTGCTGCCACGGGAATGATTCTGTCTCTTCGGGAAAGGTATATTATATTTCTTATCTAACTTTTGATCTATTGCTGTTTTTTTCCCAATTACTGTTGTTCTATTGTTAATTGTAGCAATGGCACTAACTCCTCTTGCCCTTTTGAAGTTTGCAGACCTGCAAAGAGAATCTTGAATCAAACCAGGTGTGTAGTTAGTCACTGTTCTTCAATGTTATCATTTGCTAGTTGAGTACAGTTTTATTGAGCTCAATTTATGCTGTGTTAGTGTAATTGAAGTACCCTGTTATGCCTCattctggtactccctccgttccaaattactcgtcccaaatttgaactaaaaccatgacgagtaatttggaacggagggagtacaaaataacTGTGCACTCAATTAGTTGTATGAGCAGTTTAACTGTAATTGGCAAGCAATCATTCTTGGATAGTATGTACTGTGTTTTCGGTAAACGTTCTTTGTTCAGTGAATTATTATTGGCCAAACCCAAGCCTCACAGACTTCCATTGTTTCATAATAGCCTTGAAGGGTTCTTTCAGTCTATAGTGCAACTGTGAACATTCGACTACTTAATCATATGAAAATGTGTAAACTAATAAAGCTTAACATACCTGAACTTTACTTAAAATTTAGACATCTGAGAAACAGAAAGGCAAGTCGCAACTAAAAGTACACCCACTGAGCAGACAATTTCTCTATAATAGAATGATTAATGTCTGTCACTAAATGTGGAGATGTAGTTTCAGTAACCATGCATGCAGTCTTTTACACCAAACTTTTCATTTCGTTCCAGTGTTACCTCTACATAGCTAAACATATATGATCCATAATGCTGTAATTTCTGAAATGCTGCATTTATATGCATCACAGGTGGAACTGGAAGCTGCTAAATCAGAAATCCAGAAGTGGCATTCAGCATTTCAGAACATTCCTGCTGTACCTGCAGGAACCAATCCAGGTTTGCAAGTTAAATCGAAGTCCATCCTATTTCTGGTAATAACTGTGTAAAgaatatttatttttttatttgaaaCACAGAGCCTGTTTCGGTGATTACTTATCTCAGTAACCTGAAGTCGTCAGAGGAGTCACTGAAGGAGCAGGTTGGTTGTTGTGTCATAATCGTAAAACTGATGAGATAGTCATGCTCTTCTTCGGTTTGATTGTTCCTTAATTGTATACTCAGCTGGAGAAAGCGAAGAAAAGAGAAGCTGCTTTTATTGTAACATTTGCAAAACGAGAGCAAGAGATTGCGGAATTGAAGGTACCCTCCGGGAGCCTCCTACGACGAGGAGAAACATCTCAATATGGATAAATCtgaccaatacttagttatttcaatTGATCATTTTTTAGCGTCCTTCTAGTTTGTCTTGATTGTttgttaatttttttgtatgaattTGCAGTCTGCAGTTAGGGACTTGAAAACACAATTGAGGCCACCATCAATGCAGGTAAAATAGTGTTACTTATGCTATTTGTTTTACGCTTGCCAATTTATCATGTATTTGAACTTTGAATTAGTGTTTATCAAAAGTTGCTTGTACAGGGGTTCTTCTGTTCATTTGTTTAGATTAAATCTACTGCAGAATGTAAACTTTAAAAGAATACTTAGTTGCTAAAATGGCTTATTTTGGACTTGACCATTGTTGTTCTGTGCACACCTTACTGTAGAGTTATAGTTATTATTACTTCAATTTGGTAAACCATAATTAGTACTGGATTCATTTCAATCAAATCTGGACTTGGTACCAGTACTGCTCCAGCTATGTAGACTACTTTATCAGGCAAAGTGACAGCAGTACATGTAAACTATACCATCATATTATTTGGAAAACTCACAAACTCTGCTTCTTGTCAAAAGGTGTCCATGCTCTTTCTTCTGTGTGCTCACCTTTGTTCCCTTTGACATAGTGGCCTCCATGATGCACTAGTCGACCTTTATCTATACCAATTGTACTGACCCACGTATACGAATGAGAGGAGCTTGAACAAATATATACAAGGCAGAGGAGGTTGCAAGCAAGTAATATATTTAATAAGCTACCATGTTTAGTGGGGTACCTACTGTATAGGTTCATACTAATTGAAGTAAACCCAGGTGTATCTTAGTCATGTTCTTCTCTATGGTCTAGCATAGGGCAgtttgtttgtaattttacatacaAGATATCACCTTTTAGAGATCCAGTGGTCTACGCCTCTACGGTCTCTATATTGcacatcttatactccctccgatccatattacgtGTCACTTAAATGGGTGTAGCTAGACGTATTTCAgcgctagatacatccatttgagcggcAAGTAATTTGGATGAGAGGGAGTATTAAAACAAGGTTATGTGGTATGATTATTAAACTGCATCCTCGCTAATTTGAAGGATTATCTGTAGGTGGTCAACACCAGATTCTGTAGTGAACAGACATCCTAAGGCCTACAGTCCAAAAAAAAACATCGCAAGGTTCACCGTACGAAATTTTCTGTTATGTATTGTTTCTGAATTCCAATAAAATGAGTCATGAGCTGCACTGCAACTATGATTACAGGATTAACTGTTCCACTTAAACAACAAGATGAACTTTGTGGAATGGAATAATGAATGTGAGATTCTTCGAATACTGAAGATGGTACCGTATCATCTAATCTAGCTATCATCTATATTTTCTTTAACATTGAGTGGAAATACCTTATGTTCCGTTTAAATATCTTCTCACTCACGTCATGTCTAATTGTCTATGATACTACCCTTTTGTTTGGACTCCCTGCATGGCAGGATTAACTTCTTTCAAACGCTATCAAACGCTACCTTCTTAGAGAAGCTAATGGACTGGGCTCTTGGTATAGGAACAGGCTTAGGTGCTGTTTGGGCTGCAGGAACTAGACAGGAATTTCACAGGACAAATTGGGATAGTACTACTACGTTTTGATAATGTGGCCTTAAGCTCCCTGAGAAGCTGTAGTAGTTGGAGTTAATAATTCCTAAACCCTATGTTATCACGCTAAATAGCTTATTTACAtcccttttttctttttgcttcaacAGACAAGACGATTATTGCTTGATCCAGCAATTCACGAGGAATTTACACGCTTAAAGGTCAGCAATTCTCCTTCAATCATACAATTCATGTTGAATTATAAGAGTTGTTTGTGCCAGCATGTTTTAAAACTGAAAGCCTGCATTGTAAAGTCTAAGAGAATCTTTTGTAGTAGGTTTCTGATGCCTTGCTGCACCATCTTTTGTAATAATTAGTCAAATATGTAATGAGATAGTATTTGCTTGTCTTATCTTAAAGACTTAAACTAATGGCTATGGTCCCCTTATACAAGTATGAAAGGTACAAAGCCCAGCAGTTTTACTATCACAAAGAATGTATTATGAAAATAATGGAATATTTACGGAATAAATTGTAACTCCCAAATGTATTATATGGGAACATGATAGATGGATGATTCAAGCATATTACTAGCCATGCTGAATTGCTGATAATGCCTCAAGTGTGGAAATAAAAAGATGTGTTTTCTAGTATCTTAGGAAGGCTGAACCTCACATAGCTTGACACCGAGTGGCTAATAAATGGTATTGCCCATTTTTGTCCAGAATCTGGctgaagagaaagagaaaaagataAAAGAACTGCAGGAAAATGTTGCTGCTGTCAATTTTACTCCATCCAGCAAACATGGGAAGATGCTAATGGCCAAGTGTAGAACATTGCAAGAGGAAAATGAAGAGATTGGGGCAATGGCTTCTGAAGGAAAAGTAAGTCTGCCAACAAACATAAGCCGTTTATATACATTTTCTATGGTTTTCTCTGCCTTTGGAGGAAAAGAATCATTGGTCATTCTTAGAACAACCAACATACTAGAAGAGAAATTTGTTGCCTCGTTATATTTGGCAGAATGCGTTCTTACGAAGTATCTTTGGTACAGATCCATGAACTTGGAATGAAAATTGCAGTTCTGAAGACCCAGAACAATGAGCTCAGGAATCAGTTCGATGGTACGTGTTGAGCTATATCCAAGTGAAAAGAGTGGCAAATAACCAATATGTGTTTATTATAAAAATTGTTAAAGCTGGTGGACATTTGTAGGTCATTTAGAACAGAAATTGCTCTGCTCCTTGTTAATGGATATTATGCTAACATGGAGGTACTTAACCTTTTCATTGCGTTGTCAGGGCTGTACAAACACATGGATGGCCTAACAAATGACGTTGAGAGGTCAAATGAAATGGTAGGACTCGTCACTCCTGTTGCTACTAAATTGCTTGCTTATTTTATCCTCTAACCCTCTTACTGCCAACTCTTCCTTAGGTTTCCATTCTGCAAGAGGAGTTAGAGGCTAAAGATGTGGAGCTGGCAAGGTTAAAGGAGATGCTTTCCCAAAAAGAGGCAACTGAAGACGACGCGGTCGTTGAAGAAAGAGAGGAAGCTGCAAATGATATGAACGCTTCTTCTGATCCGCAGCCGATAAAAGCGGAGTCCTAAGGGTGCCAACTGTTTTCTGCTGCTCGGTTTATGCCTCTCATGTAATGTAACGCGTTGATGGCTGCAACAGTTTTTCCACATTGCTACTTGGTTACCTGAGAATTTCATCTGTATGCTTGATGGAACGCTCATGTATCACAAGTTCTAAGTTATCCCGTTTATTCTTTATCTGGATTGCATGTTCTCAGAAGCTTTATTCTGATGGCAGCAAAGGGAGAGGGTGAGGCGGTTGTGCAAGTATGCATCATTCGTGAACTTTTCTTGAAGGGACTGTTTGCCGTTCGGCTTGGGTACAGATCGATACAGTTCCACATTGAGAAAGCGCGGCCTAAGTTTACCAGATATTTTTTTtgtttcggaaaaaaaagaaaagTTTACCAGGTTTTCTGATTTAACGTTCCTTCTTCTGGCACAGTTTGCAAGCTCCGCAGCAAcaaacacatactccctccgtccagaaatacttgtcatcaaaatggataaaaagaaatgcatctaaaactaaaatacgtctagattgAAATGACAGAGGGAGTAGGAGAATTTCTGCACGGACACAGGCCCGTCCAATAATGCACTTGAAATGGTGAGCCGCAGAATTTTATTAATACCGAGTCTGAAAATGCAGTTTAGAGATTCGACAAAGAACAACATGCAACATTCAGAAATTCTACTAGAATCTTGAGCGTACCAGAAACCTAGCTAACAGCTTGGCCATATTTTCAACCACCAAGGCAGAGCCAATATGCAGGGAGTGCTGATACATAAGAACGCACCATCACTGTTGGTACATGCTTGCTGAAAGTAAATTTAATAACCAGGCCTCATCATGCCAGTCGGACTGGCTAACTCTGCAGGGCTTCATGATGACAGACCTAGTTTGTCTCGGAATACTTGAACCCATACTTCTTAAAATACTCCCGGAATCCATACACGCTCTGGTCATAGTTGAACTGCACACAAGGAAATAGCATCACATCAGCTCAACCTGGAAACCATGAACCGGACCCAGGACCGGACCTCTATACAGCATTAGACTTGACAAGTGAGTAATGCATGAACGGCTCATCCATGAATATTTTGAAAGGACGCTTCAGGGCATTGCTTACAGGTAGGACTTTTGCGGAGTATTTCGTGATGCTCGGGTCCACGATCTTTCCTGGGTTAGCAGCCTGAGAAAATACACATCATCATGTTACCAGGATAAAATGGCAATAAACTGTATTGTAGGTGCAGATAACATGATGAGCAAATAAGGAAGAAAGAAATGGAAACCAAATTCATTCTAGGGAAATGATGTGGAGCTCTATACCAAATAATATGCGATGCCTAGCCATGAAATAATGGGAACACACTAAACACAGCTAAGCAAATAATAACTACAAACAGTACCGACGCCATTCACGGTCAACAAAGAACAAACTGA
This genomic window contains:
- the LOC123157295 gene encoding FKBP12-interacting protein of 37 kDa isoform X2 — encoded protein: MADPPSPRLDEDDTFGRDFNASPSRNAAPARSGEKRQFGDLDDDEDDVFASKKGKTKVEESAPGAATGMILSLRESLQTCKENLESNQVELEAAKSEIQKWHSAFQNIPAVPAGTNPEPVSVITYLSNLKSSEESLKEQLEKAKKREAAFIVTFAKREQEIAELKSAVRDLKTQLRPPSMQTRRLLLDPAIHEEFTRLKNLAEEKEKKIKELQENVAAVNFTPSSKHGKMLMAKCRTLQEENEEIGAMASEGKIHELGMKIAVLKTQNNELRNQFDGLYKHMDGLTNDVERSNEMVSILQEELEAKDVELARLKEMLSQKEATEDDAVVEEREEAANDMNASSDPQPIKAES
- the LOC123157295 gene encoding FKBP12-interacting protein of 37 kDa isoform X1 yields the protein MADPPSPRLDEDDTFGRDFNASPSRNAAPARSGTLREKRQFGDLDDDEDDVFASKKGKTKVEESAPGAATGMILSLRESLQTCKENLESNQVELEAAKSEIQKWHSAFQNIPAVPAGTNPEPVSVITYLSNLKSSEESLKEQLEKAKKREAAFIVTFAKREQEIAELKSAVRDLKTQLRPPSMQTRRLLLDPAIHEEFTRLKNLAEEKEKKIKELQENVAAVNFTPSSKHGKMLMAKCRTLQEENEEIGAMASEGKIHELGMKIAVLKTQNNELRNQFDGLYKHMDGLTNDVERSNEMVSILQEELEAKDVELARLKEMLSQKEATEDDAVVEEREEAANDMNASSDPQPIKAES